TATCTCTAGATGATGGCATTTTGAAGGACTATCCAGGGAGGGAAGTTTAGGCATTAATCTGTTAGCAggtgtttctttctgcttgaaGATCCTATGTTTGTGAAGGAGTCCTtgaatttctgcttttgctaATTCTTTTGTAGGTGAATTTGCAGTTGTTTATACGGATGGCTGTTGCTCAGGTAATGGCCGTAACAGGGCACGCGCTGGAATAGGTGTCTACTGGGGACCAGGCCACCCCTTGTAAGTAATTCACTGGGTTCTTTTTTAGGTAGATATGCTGATGCTGGCCTCTTTTTGAATGTGAGGCCCTGCTGTTGAAACTCATGTTAATGACAGTTCTATTGGAGTAACAACTAactgaggaaaaactgaaatcagCTTTTCTAGGAAGTAAGgatatggggggaaaaaaaaagatacaaaataatgtttttaagttGCTGAAGTGGATTCAAGGAATGCAGGAAGTTaattgtgtgtatgtgtacaaaaggcagcaaaattaGCTGTCTGTTGATGGTGGGTCCAGATATGCAGGTTGTGCTGTGTGGGTGGAAGTTAGACCTTGAATCTCCATTCATCCttctttataaaaagaaaataacctcTGCTTTATGGTTCTAATGTGTAGTCAGTGTACAGCACTAGTAATTTTGAGTaactactgtttgttttttggataTAGAAATATCAGTGAAAGGCTTCCTGGAAGGCAAACTAATCAAAGAGCTGAAATACACGTAAGTAGCAAATGTCCTAAAATTCCACATGTAGAAAGCATCGTTATGGTCAAGTGTTTCAACTCTGACCTTCAGAAGGCAGTTATGGAGCTGTGAGGGATATACACAAAATATCAGGAGTTGTGACTTCAGACAAATTGATTTCTttaggttttgttgttctttgttgcTTTCAAATAGGCAATAACTCCATCTTGAGAATTCCCAGATGTCATCAGGTCAAACACAGATatttaaaactgctttgcatTAGGAAAGCCCTGTTCTCaaaatctttgtattttttatgtCTGTGTCTCAGACTTCAGGAAAAGGGCTACTTTTATTGTGGCTAAGAGGACAATTACTTTCTTACTGTGATAGGGTCAGAATGTCATCTTTCTTTGACTATACATAATAAATAACTCCAGGAGTAACTTTTCTTACTTtggaaataaacttttaataGCAGATTTAGTCTTCCTTCTCACCTGATCTTAATTCTGATAATGCAGCTTCCCTGCACTGTGTCTTTGGAGGTAAAATGAGATGGGAAGCTGACCTGCTTAAAAATTGCAAGGAATTCCTTACAGTGAGGGACAAGCGGGGGCAATGGTGGTATGTCAGAGGAAAGACTTGATGCTGGAAAGCTTTTCAGCATGAAGTTGAAGCCATGCCACTTGCCTCTCTCTAATCATTATGGCACCACTAAAGAATGATTGGAAGCAGTTCCAACCAATTGGAGCTGATGTGAATCTTTACTCTCCAAAGTTATGGAGAAGTTGCCTGGAAGCTGATGTGCTGTAAAGAGCCTTAGAGAGCTGAGCAAACGGGCAGAGAGCTGCTCCTGAATTGAATAACTGAACAAcagattttactttatttaacACTTGGGAAACTTAAGTTGCTCAATCTGATTCATCTCTGTTCTAAAGCATCTTTGTACTCGCTGCTGGAGAGACTACAGTAATATTCTTTGTAGTTCTTCTGTATTAACATCGGGTACTTTGCTGATATTTTAGTTACGTGTTCAAAATACTGTGCTGAACTGTGATTCTATTGAAATGTTCTTAAGGCAGCCTGCAAAGCAATTGAGCAAGCAAAGAGTCAAAACATCAAGAAGTTAATTATCTACACTGACAGCAAGTTCACTATTAATGGTAAGTTGATTATTTTAGAGTTTCTGATTCTTGAAGACGCTTGGAGACACACCAAACACAATGTCATTATGTAAGGCACACAGAACATACTGGGGTTTGTGGAGACTTATAAGGAAGAGAACGTGTAACAAAACTCAATTAGTCAAGACTTCTTGGTGAAGAACTTACAGAATATTGCAAGGATTACCTTCCGTCTGTATGAGATACAGTTAGAGACATATTGTCTGTAACGGTGAAGAATGACAGAAGTAAGTAAAGGATTTCTGTCTTAATATATCCAGTATGGCACACACAGTCTagggaaaaaatgttgtttgtgGGCCTTCTGTTAAGAAAGTCCTCAAGAAAGTACTCAGAAGTTGGTTTAGTGACttggtttcattttgctttgttttgactTGGATTGGATTTTGGATTGGAGAAATTATCTGCACACATACATGAGCTTTGTTTGAGTTTCCCTGCTTTCCACATATGGATGGCCAGAATGTTAGATTTTGTTCTCTAGAGATCTGCTTATGTGttccttctctgaaatgttCTGTTTAACCAACAAACATCTTAAAATATGTGGTCATCTGTTACTCCTCCGTGCTTTTGCATCTTCAGTTTCTCAGAATAAATTTGTTCAACTTTCTTGTACAATCAAGCAAATCTTTAGCTTCAGTCGGTTGAAGTTCATGTCATAATTATGTGTTTAATGTGTATATAAAGCTGCAATTTTTAAATATCTGTTCAGGAAACCACTGTTTTAATAATGGGAAAACTAATCCTGAAGACtaaataagaatattttctgtgatgtttttgcCTGAGACTTTGTAGGGAATTAATATATTGAAAGACTTGTGAAACAGTTGTTCTTTCATAGCACCACTTATGGCAATGCTCCCTTTGCGTAGGTATTACGAGCTGGgttgaaaactggaaaacaaatggcTGGAGAACAAGTTCAGGAGGAAGCGTGATAAATAAAGAAGATTTTCAGAAACTTGATAGTCTATCAAAAGGCATAGAAATTCAGTGGGTGAGCACCTCGTTTCTTCTTCCTAATGACATCCTAAATACTCCTGTAAATTCTTACCAAGTAAGACCATAGCAATGAATTTAATAGGGTATAAAGCTGTATGACTAAAATTCAATGAAtctgcttgttttatttaaagcaggTGAGGTTAACACTTCAGTGTAAGCTCGCCTTTTGTAACCACTGTTTGATCTGTTGAAATacgtgtttgttttttattgtttcttgttACTACTCAGAAACTGTctaataattatttcagtttctggaaGTGTAAATTTGGAACATAATAGTGTCTTTTTGAATTGTAACTTCCAGGGTTATCATAGCTTTTAAGATACTGGTTCTTTTGTGTAACTTAATCATAAGACTACCTTTAAACTGGGAAAACTAAGATTATAACCCCAAGTAAACTTAACGCTGGTTTTCTGTGCCTTAGTGTTTTGTCCAAGAAAACTGAGCACATAAGGGTCTTCAATGTGTAAAAATGGATATTGAAGTGAGTGCTGTTGTTACACAGCTATTTGTTTTAATGGCATAGCTTTCTGGGAAAAGCTGGAGACTGAATGTCAGagaggttttttcttttatctgagTTAACAACTAAGTGTTAgtgctgttttctgcctttttgttttttaaaggctgGGTTAGGTGCTCCTGAGCACCTCTTTATGAAAAGATGGTTTTCACAATCTGGCAATCCAGTTCTTGATCCTCAAAGTGAGGTTACAAACATTACTGGGAGGAGTACATGAGGACTTGATGTGAGCTCCTCTAAGGAGTTGCTACTATGCTATGAATACAATGGCTTTATTGCTGAAGTTTCATGTATGTGCTCTTTTTCTGGATTTCTTTCGTGTGTAACACTCCTGTACTTTTGTCCAAACAGATGCATATTCCTGGTCACGCTGGTTTCCAAGGAAATGAGGAAGCTGACAGACTAGCAAGAGAAGGTGCTAGCAAACAAAAGTTGTGACATACGGGGACTAGAGACTGTTACAGTTGGAGGAGGAGGACTAATGTACGAGTGACAGTTCGAACTGCTGTTGCTTCAGAATTGAACTTTGAACTGCTTATTTCTAGCTCAAAGTGCTAAATGCATAACCAACCTCTGGGGACAAAACGCATTTTCATCtatgctgtttgttttacaatCAAGTCAGTATTTAGTTGATGATaaactgcttgcttttttcttgcatctgactgaagtgctgctgtcaatGTTTTTGAGCAGTCCCATAGACTTTTGAATTCACTGTAAAAAcagacttcagaagaaaagatacTAAATCTTTAtcctatgttttcttttatttccttctgatgaaataaattatttttttgtttgtttgtttttgtacagaAGTATGTATTAATGGTGCCAAATTGTTGAGGGGGGTGAAGTTGGTTGGATGATTTGATAAGAGATCAATGACGTAGCATGGAGATGTTTATGAATAAGCTTTGGCATTCTGACAGTAGCATTCTCTGATGTCCCAAAGAAAATAATCGGCTGTTTTATCTGAGATGGAATTGGGAGATCTGGAGATCATCCACGTTGTCAAGCatctgacttcattttttttctaggtaATGATGAGATTAGTGGGATGGCTGATGTGCACTTGAATTAGAGAGTaaaagctgctgctcagcaagtgttatttttctatGTATCTGTGCATAGAAACATTTGCTACGCTGGCTTTGTCAACGTTTTGTAAGGCACCTGAATACTACTGAACAATAGTGCTTAAGTTAGAAGTCATTgagggttctttttttttgtatttgttagTGGCTGTATAGATTGTCAGAGCTGCTGAAGCTTGATTTCTTAATGGTTCTCGTTCCTTTTAATATCCTTACCCAAGGCAAAGTGCATGCTTTTAGGTATTTAGTGTCACATGAATTGTGATGGAGCTAGGAAACTAGCTAGCCTGTTAACTAACAGAAGAGAGATTTTGCTTTGTGTCATCCAAAGTTGTATGGTAACTGCACCTGAAGGGATGAGGTAGTACACTGAGTACACTGATAAAATTTTGTTCTCTGGGTcttgtatatgtatgtatacacacatacacatacgTACATCTCCACATATGTACacgtgtgtatatatgtatgtatacacacacatttgcTAGGGCTGCTCTGGAAGTATGGaggctggtgaaaatgcagaactgatGGTGgggactatgttgaaaaatagcattttgtagctgagaatttgttctatcaagcAGTGTTTtcgtgctctttgtatctgagTTTCTGGGAAATATATGAGGTGTTACTTTAGGAGCAACCTATGTATACACATAACACAACTAtcctttttcttactttaaaaGTTTAACTTGTAGGAAAGCATGTAGCGATCCTGGTCAGATCTCTAGTTGAAACAGTTAAGCAGTGTGACAGACAATGTATTGAAGGCCTCATAATCTGCAGATCGTACCTCTTGTGTTAAGATAATAGTGGGTAAGTGGTAGCAACAGGGTCACACCGTTTAAGTTACTTTATTGCCTGAAGGACTTCTGCAATGTGGAATCAAGGAATGTAATAGGAGGCAGTTCTTGTTGTTACTAACGTTTATTTCTCGATCTGGAAATGGAGAACGTCCCAACGAACAGATTGAAGGATgggaagtgaaaaatatttctaaagcaGGTTTAACAGAGGCTCGAGATCGAGAAGAGAGCGTTGGCTGTTCAAGCCATTCTTCGTGGGGAGCTGCAGTTCCAGAGGGTGTTGTCATTTAACGGACAGCTTTCAGCGGGCAGGAGTTGAAGTTCTGGTTGCgtttgtgct
This region of Excalfactoria chinensis isolate bCotChi1 chromosome 3, bCotChi1.hap2, whole genome shotgun sequence genomic DNA includes:
- the RNASEH1 gene encoding ribonuclease H1 isoform X1, translated to MLRWLVALLSHSCFVSRGGGMFYAVRKGRQTGVYRTWAECQQQVNRFPSASFKKFATEKEAWDFVGAGPPGGQQSAPAETPGASTVTQEDASQREEPGTDVLCCNACKRPYEQPANEEHTVKRAKHDEGHSTPIVSEDKFSYMGEFAVVYTDGCCSGNGRNRARAGIGVYWGPGHPLNISERLPGRQTNQRAEIHAACKAIEQAKSQNIKKLIIYTDSKFTINGITSWVENWKTNGWRTSSGGSVINKEDFQKLDSLSKGIEIQWMHIPGHAGFQGNEEADRLAREGASKQKL
- the RNASEH1 gene encoding ribonuclease H1 isoform X2 translates to MFYAVRKGRQTGVYRTWAECQQQVNRFPSASFKKFATEKEAWDFVGAGPPGGQQSAPAETPGASTVTQEDASQREEPGTDVLCCNACKRPYEQPANEEHTVKRAKHDEGHSTPIVSEDKFSYMGEFAVVYTDGCCSGNGRNRARAGIGVYWGPGHPLNISERLPGRQTNQRAEIHAACKAIEQAKSQNIKKLIIYTDSKFTINGITSWVENWKTNGWRTSSGGSVINKEDFQKLDSLSKGIEIQWMHIPGHAGFQGNEEADRLAREGASKQKL